A part of Thermomicrobiales bacterium genomic DNA contains:
- a CDS encoding DUF2007 domain-containing protein has translation MSHEEHDDVRVVTAAVAPNEIIAEIWQQVLEDEGIISALKAGGMGHSFTTNALNEHYILVREDQADRARAIIAELEVEEDSSP, from the coding sequence ATGAGCCACGAAGAACACGACGACGTGCGCGTCGTCACCGCCGCAGTCGCGCCAAACGAGATCATCGCCGAGATCTGGCAGCAGGTGCTCGAGGACGAGGGGATCATCAGTGCGCTGAAGGCCGGCGGCATGGGGCACAGCTTCACCACAAACGCACTCAACGAGCATTACATCCTCGTCCGCGAGGATCAGGCAGATCGAGCCCGCGCCATCATTGCGGAACTCGAAGTTGAGGAAGATTCATCTCCCTGA
- the mfd gene encoding transcription-repair coupling factor, which translates to MTLSHLLPLFHDIPLPAVGLARVAEPWRTPPLAAAARAVALAAMAGRTSGPIVVVVGRQETADTVINNLSQLLPVGNPPMAWKAADPLPYEQMPHDPDLAAQRSTILGRLVAANESEMPPVIVATARALMTAVRQPGSYVRDVVDLAVGQRIDDAALVRHLTAAGYDHQPQVDGPGTMSRRGGILDVYSPGAADAIRIELFGDEIDSIRRFDPLTQRSTERVASARLLPPIEYDLTNRAVALERIGRLKLAALRDEVREEWERLVAFLQAGAVPSSIDLLASLFPGNDASLLDYLPASALLVVVDPQSVDLQMDQVALQAEDVRQTLEQAGEVPSGFPIPYRHRRDLFSDIERLAVWRIGDSGDEGVEVATGAPFGDTPVFGGRIDDLVADLKDELTDGWRVVLATEQSERLRDLLEEHDIYPRAFKRGAAEAATPPAPGTVDVVHAPLTVGFRYGPARLLVLSDLELFGIRKLVRTQGTQTQARPRKARQFKPGSYVVHVEHGVGQFGGLVRLDLSGVDREYLQVDYAGGDRLYVPVDQSDRLVPYESPAGEPKITRLSSPDWAKTKARVRRAIREMAWELLQLYAARETAQGRAFPSDSTWDAELAESFPFRETVEQDKAIRDVKADMESARPMDRLVCGDVGYGKTEVGLRAAFKAVNDGTQVAVLVPTTILALQHYNTFRERLAPFPVRVEMLSRLRSKTDQSAVVRGLADGAVDIVIGTHRLLQKDVDFKNLGLLIVDEEQRFGVRHKEHIKRMRSAIDVLTMTATPIPRTLHFALTGLRDLSLITTPPQDRVPIRTFVTPADDAIIREAILRELARGGQVYVVHNRVQSIYRTCERLRELVPEAQLAVAHGQMNEHDLEQVVLAFMRQEFDVLICTTIIESGVDIPNANTIVLENAQMLGLTQMYQLRGRVGRSTNRAYAYVLYPPNTPLSVEALERLEAIQEATELGAGFQVAMRDMEIRGAGNILGGEQSGHIAAVGFDLYTRMLAHAVEEIRAGHPIAEPEEINLDIAVEAGIPEEFVSDEQSRLELYQRIAAAPNERALVDLDAELRDRFGAVPASTERLFDLVRLRQRASRLGITTIVERDGDIVVRPVIGGKLSQQQLRRELGNGIRVTPNQVRIRVEDLRVTRDVALNRLFDVIASAGASMAVQGDESSSTSSSAMMARARSA; encoded by the coding sequence GTGACGCTATCCCACCTGCTGCCGCTGTTTCATGACATACCACTCCCAGCAGTCGGGCTAGCCAGAGTCGCCGAACCGTGGAGGACGCCGCCGCTAGCCGCTGCTGCTCGCGCAGTGGCGCTCGCAGCCATGGCAGGTCGGACATCCGGCCCGATCGTCGTGGTCGTTGGCCGGCAAGAGACCGCCGACACGGTGATTAACAACCTGAGCCAACTCCTGCCGGTCGGGAACCCGCCGATGGCATGGAAGGCTGCCGATCCACTCCCATACGAACAGATGCCACACGATCCGGATCTGGCCGCCCAGCGTTCGACCATCCTGGGACGACTCGTTGCCGCGAACGAATCCGAGATGCCCCCGGTTATCGTTGCAACGGCGCGCGCCCTGATGACCGCCGTCCGCCAGCCCGGTTCGTATGTTCGTGATGTTGTCGATCTCGCCGTCGGGCAGCGGATTGATGATGCTGCGCTCGTTCGACATCTCACCGCGGCCGGATACGATCATCAGCCTCAGGTGGACGGCCCAGGGACGATGTCCCGCCGGGGCGGAATCCTCGACGTCTATTCGCCGGGGGCAGCCGATGCAATCCGGATTGAGCTGTTCGGTGATGAGATCGATAGCATCCGACGCTTCGATCCGCTGACCCAGCGCTCCACCGAGCGGGTCGCCTCCGCGCGCCTTCTACCCCCGATCGAATATGACCTCACGAATCGAGCCGTCGCGTTGGAGCGGATCGGCAGGCTGAAGCTGGCTGCGCTGCGTGACGAGGTGCGCGAGGAGTGGGAACGACTGGTGGCGTTCCTGCAAGCGGGCGCCGTGCCGTCTTCGATCGACCTCCTTGCCTCCCTCTTCCCGGGCAACGACGCGTCCCTGCTCGATTACCTCCCAGCGTCGGCGCTTCTCGTTGTCGTTGATCCGCAATCGGTCGATCTGCAGATGGACCAGGTTGCGCTACAGGCAGAAGACGTGCGCCAGACACTGGAACAAGCAGGCGAGGTCCCCTCCGGATTTCCGATCCCCTATCGCCATCGGCGCGACCTCTTCTCCGATATCGAACGACTGGCGGTCTGGCGAATCGGGGATAGCGGTGACGAAGGTGTCGAAGTCGCGACCGGCGCGCCATTCGGGGACACTCCCGTTTTCGGTGGCCGCATCGATGACCTCGTCGCTGATCTGAAAGACGAGCTCACCGACGGGTGGCGAGTCGTGTTGGCTACTGAACAGAGTGAGCGACTCCGCGATCTACTCGAGGAACACGATATCTACCCCCGCGCCTTCAAGCGTGGCGCTGCTGAAGCCGCAACCCCGCCGGCGCCCGGAACGGTCGACGTTGTCCACGCGCCACTCACCGTCGGATTTCGGTACGGCCCGGCGCGACTTCTCGTTCTGAGTGATCTCGAACTGTTCGGTATCCGGAAGCTTGTCCGAACGCAAGGGACCCAAACTCAGGCACGACCGCGCAAGGCGAGGCAATTCAAGCCCGGCTCCTACGTCGTTCACGTCGAGCACGGCGTTGGGCAGTTCGGCGGACTGGTGCGACTGGACCTCTCTGGCGTCGATCGCGAATATCTCCAGGTTGACTACGCTGGCGGAGATCGCCTCTATGTGCCCGTCGATCAGTCTGACCGGCTTGTCCCGTACGAAAGTCCGGCCGGCGAACCGAAGATCACCCGTTTGTCATCTCCCGATTGGGCGAAGACGAAAGCCCGGGTCCGTCGCGCGATCCGTGAGATGGCCTGGGAGTTACTTCAGCTGTACGCCGCGCGGGAGACGGCACAGGGGCGCGCATTCCCGAGCGACTCAACCTGGGATGCCGAACTCGCGGAGTCGTTTCCGTTCCGTGAGACGGTTGAGCAGGACAAAGCCATTCGGGACGTCAAGGCGGATATGGAATCTGCGCGCCCAATGGATCGCCTTGTCTGCGGTGATGTGGGCTATGGCAAGACAGAGGTCGGGCTGCGGGCCGCCTTCAAGGCGGTCAACGATGGAACCCAGGTCGCCGTGCTGGTGCCGACGACGATTCTCGCGCTGCAGCACTACAACACATTCCGCGAACGCCTCGCCCCGTTCCCGGTTCGCGTCGAGATGCTTTCGCGTCTTCGAAGCAAGACCGACCAGTCTGCAGTAGTTCGCGGTCTCGCCGACGGCGCAGTAGATATCGTCATCGGGACGCATCGACTACTTCAGAAGGATGTCGACTTCAAGAACCTGGGGCTGCTGATCGTGGATGAGGAGCAGCGATTCGGCGTCCGCCACAAGGAGCACATCAAGCGGATGCGTTCGGCGATCGATGTCCTCACGATGACCGCGACGCCGATCCCTCGGACGCTCCACTTCGCGCTGACCGGCCTGCGGGATCTCTCACTGATTACCACGCCGCCGCAAGATCGGGTGCCAATCCGCACATTTGTTACGCCGGCCGACGACGCAATTATTCGGGAGGCGATACTGCGGGAGCTTGCTCGTGGTGGCCAGGTCTACGTTGTCCACAACCGCGTCCAGAGCATCTACCGCACCTGCGAGCGGCTTCGGGAACTCGTGCCCGAGGCGCAGCTCGCTGTTGCTCACGGTCAGATGAACGAACACGATCTCGAGCAGGTTGTGTTGGCGTTCATGCGCCAGGAGTTCGACGTGCTGATTTGCACGACGATTATCGAGTCCGGGGTCGACATACCGAATGCGAATACGATCGTTCTGGAAAACGCACAGATGCTCGGGCTCACTCAGATGTATCAGCTCCGAGGGAGAGTTGGCCGTTCGACCAATCGCGCGTACGCCTATGTCCTGTACCCACCGAACACGCCACTCTCCGTCGAGGCATTGGAGCGGCTTGAAGCAATACAGGAGGCAACCGAGCTTGGCGCCGGGTTTCAGGTCGCGATGCGCGACATGGAAATCCGCGGCGCGGGGAACATTCTCGGCGGTGAGCAGTCAGGCCACATCGCGGCGGTGGGATTTGATCTGTACACCAGGATGCTCGCGCACGCTGTCGAGGAGATTCGTGCCGGCCACCCGATTGCCGAACCAGAGGAGATCAACCTCGATATCGCGGTCGAGGCCGGCATCCCCGAAGAGTTCGTTTCCGACGAGCAGTCCCGGCTGGAGCTCTACCAGAGGATTGCTGCTGCGCCCAACGAGCGAGCGCTGGTCGACCTCGATGCCGAGCTTCGCGATCGGTTCGGTGCGGTTCCCGCTTCAACCGAGCGGCTGTTCGATCTGGTCCGGCTACGCCAGCGCGCGAGCCGACTGGGGATAACGACCATCGTCGAACGCGACGGCGATATCGTCGTGCGTCCGGTCATCGGGGGCAAGCTGAGCCAGCAGCAGTTGCGACGTGAGCTGGGCAACGGAATACGTGTCACGCCCAACCAGGTTCGTATTCGTGTCGAAGACCTGCGAGTAACTCGTGACGTCGCGCTCAACCGGCTCTTTGATGTGATCGCCAGCGCGGGCGCCAGCATGGCGGTTCAGGGAGATGAATCTTCCTCAACTTCGAGTTCCGCAATGATGGCGCGGGCTCGATCTGCCTGA
- a CDS encoding ComEA family DNA-binding protein, which yields MEQPQHSSSWTWVRAMMIGVALGAVVVALMTTVLRARSTPTVVLNVVEAPDPSTIRVYVGGKVVAPGIYTLDRGSRIAEAIQAAGGEAKGGDTSSLPMAAVVQDGDQVVVPEIRPTPKAAESRGTPAPGTTREAGPIDLNHAVATELDALPGIGPTLAARIVEFRETNGPFTSIDQLAEIRGISERMVEILRPLITIRP from the coding sequence GTGGAACAACCACAGCACTCATCATCGTGGACCTGGGTCCGCGCGATGATGATCGGCGTCGCGCTCGGGGCAGTGGTCGTCGCATTGATGACCACGGTGTTGCGCGCGCGATCTACCCCGACGGTCGTGCTGAATGTCGTCGAAGCGCCGGACCCATCAACGATCCGCGTTTATGTCGGAGGCAAGGTCGTCGCGCCCGGGATCTACACGCTCGATCGCGGCAGCCGAATCGCCGAGGCTATTCAGGCGGCAGGCGGTGAAGCGAAGGGCGGAGACACATCGTCGCTGCCGATGGCCGCAGTCGTCCAGGATGGCGACCAGGTTGTCGTGCCGGAGATCAGGCCGACGCCAAAAGCGGCGGAATCCCGCGGCACGCCCGCCCCGGGCACGACACGTGAGGCCGGCCCGATCGACCTCAATCACGCAGTTGCCACCGAGCTGGATGCGCTTCCGGGCATCGGGCCGACGCTCGCGGCACGGATCGTCGAATTCCGCGAGACCAACGGTCCATTCACCTCGATCGACCAGTTAGCCGAAATCCGCGGGATCTCCGAGCGGATGGTGGAAATCCTGCGCCCGCTCATCACGATTCGACCGTGA
- a CDS encoding ComEC/Rec2 family competence protein: MGLVAALGIIAGARLANADLWVLAVALLGGLLILVALTRDHVRVLCATLLIGFLAGSAAAVILREPTTPPYAGNGHERTTMTVISDPAQNPRGYHARVRWTDAQGIERTSFMLAGAWPRFHRGDTILATTRAEGINADSLIVSSLVVERHAATLEEQRSRLRNWLDGTVRGTVGGSEGALALGLLIGDDSAMTRHTDDAVRRAGLSHITAVSGWNVTLVVASVGALLLALGLRGPGWITIEVGALAGYIWLVGADPPVIRAAIMGGFVIAARQLGRPAHGPSLIALAAALMIATDPSALSSLSFHLSILATAALIASLRYTARWSGLRAVVLTPMVATAAITLATAPAFAVTMGTISLVSIPANVLAGPLVPLAAAGGALIVATAWLPAIQVFVAAVTWYLTHLILWIAETFASVPGGVLQFRREDGLALRGAIFVMLVAAALLLPEGRFIAWQIDRWMQRDSRIAAFVAGGLVVGIAALVVVSAP; this comes from the coding sequence ATGGGACTGGTCGCTGCGCTCGGAATCATCGCCGGCGCTCGTCTGGCCAACGCTGATCTGTGGGTACTGGCGGTTGCGCTTCTTGGTGGATTGCTCATCCTCGTTGCGCTCACTCGCGATCACGTCCGTGTGCTCTGCGCGACCTTGCTAATCGGCTTTCTCGCCGGCAGCGCTGCTGCTGTCATCTTGCGAGAGCCCACAACACCCCCATATGCCGGCAACGGGCACGAGCGCACAACCATGACGGTCATATCCGACCCAGCGCAGAACCCTCGCGGATATCACGCTCGCGTTCGGTGGACCGATGCGCAGGGCATCGAACGAACATCATTCATGCTGGCAGGAGCCTGGCCCCGATTTCATCGCGGGGACACGATCCTGGCCACCACGCGCGCCGAGGGCATCAACGCGGACAGCCTCATCGTCTCGTCGCTCGTGGTCGAGCGTCACGCGGCGACACTCGAAGAACAGAGGTCGCGACTCCGCAACTGGCTCGACGGCACGGTTCGAGGGACGGTGGGCGGATCGGAGGGCGCGTTGGCGCTCGGGCTGCTAATTGGCGACGATTCGGCAATGACACGCCACACCGACGACGCAGTGCGACGCGCCGGGCTTTCTCACATCACAGCAGTCAGCGGCTGGAACGTCACGCTCGTGGTCGCGAGCGTGGGAGCGCTCCTGTTGGCGCTCGGATTACGTGGTCCAGGATGGATCACGATCGAAGTCGGAGCCCTCGCGGGCTACATCTGGCTGGTTGGCGCTGATCCACCGGTCATCCGCGCGGCGATCATGGGCGGCTTCGTGATCGCCGCGCGCCAGCTTGGCCGGCCCGCCCACGGGCCATCACTGATCGCTCTGGCCGCCGCGCTGATGATCGCGACAGATCCGTCCGCGCTGTCGAGCCTGTCGTTCCATCTCAGCATTCTTGCCACGGCGGCACTGATCGCCAGCCTGCGTTACACGGCGCGCTGGTCCGGCCTGCGCGCGGTGGTATTGACGCCGATGGTCGCGACAGCAGCCATCACGTTAGCGACCGCGCCGGCATTCGCCGTTACCATGGGCACGATCTCGCTCGTGTCCATTCCGGCCAATGTTCTGGCTGGGCCTCTCGTCCCACTCGCGGCGGCCGGCGGCGCGCTGATCGTAGCAACCGCGTGGCTGCCGGCCATCCAGGTGTTCGTGGCTGCTGTTACCTGGTACTTGACCCACCTGATTCTCTGGATCGCAGAGACGTTCGCCAGCGTCCCAGGTGGCGTGCTGCAGTTTCGCCGGGAGGATGGATTGGCACTTCGTGGCGCGATTTTCGTGATGCTCGTGGCGGCGGCATTGCTGCTGCCGGAGGGACGATTCATCGCCTGGCAGATCGATCGCTGGATGCAGCGAGACTCGCGTATTGCAGCATTCGTGGCTGGCGGCCTCGTCGTAGGAATCGCGGCGCTCGTCGTCGTCTCTGCGCCATGA
- a CDS encoding sugar phosphate nucleotidyltransferase, whose product MNIIIPVGGLGTRLRPQTWSRPKPLVSVAGKPVLGHVLDTLSAVEIDRAVFITGFLGEQIEEYVRDNYHFDAAFVKQHQPLGQSHAILQAREQVSGPSLIVFPDMVFEAPLDRLTTLEADGAIFVKEVDDPRRFGIVMLDNGRATRLIEKPQAPENNLAIMGVYFVRDVQWLFQAIDRQMAEGIQTKGEYYLADAVQLMIDDGALFTTLPATVWEDCGTPDALLQTNRFLLARSETCPSATDSVVIPPVFIADSARVSGSVIGPDVSIGDNVVVENAIVRDSIVDAGATIESAMLTRSIVGRDAIVRGEPLRVNVGDSSDIDLRSDRENGASRG is encoded by the coding sequence ATGAACATCATCATCCCCGTCGGGGGGCTCGGCACCCGGCTGCGTCCACAGACCTGGAGTCGGCCGAAGCCGCTGGTGAGCGTGGCCGGCAAGCCGGTCCTCGGACACGTGCTTGATACGCTGAGCGCCGTCGAGATCGATCGCGCCGTCTTCATCACGGGCTTCCTTGGCGAGCAGATCGAGGAATACGTCCGCGATAACTACCACTTCGACGCAGCGTTCGTGAAGCAGCATCAACCGCTAGGGCAATCTCATGCCATCCTGCAGGCTCGCGAACAGGTCTCCGGGCCGTCGCTGATCGTGTTCCCCGATATGGTCTTCGAGGCGCCGCTCGATCGTCTTACCACGCTCGAGGCCGATGGCGCGATCTTCGTCAAGGAAGTCGACGACCCGCGTCGATTCGGGATCGTAATGCTCGATAACGGGCGCGCCACCCGATTGATCGAGAAACCCCAGGCGCCGGAGAACAACCTGGCAATCATGGGTGTCTACTTCGTCCGCGATGTCCAGTGGCTCTTCCAGGCGATCGACCGCCAGATGGCCGAGGGGATTCAGACGAAGGGTGAGTACTATCTCGCCGATGCCGTGCAGTTGATGATCGACGATGGCGCGCTATTCACCACACTGCCAGCGACTGTCTGGGAGGACTGCGGGACGCCCGATGCGTTACTCCAGACGAATCGGTTTCTGCTCGCTCGCTCAGAAACCTGTCCATCCGCTACGGATTCGGTGGTGATTCCACCCGTCTTCATTGCGGATTCAGCGCGGGTATCGGGGTCTGTCATCGGGCCGGATGTCAGCATTGGCGACAACGTGGTCGTTGAAAACGCGATTGTCCGCGATTCGATCGTGGACGCAGGCGCGACGATTGAGTCGGCAATGCTCACCCGTTCGATTGTCGGTCGGGACGCGATCGTGCGGGGCGAGCCGTTGCGGGTGAACGTCGGCGATTCGTCCGACATCGACCTGCGTTCGGATCGAGAGAACGGAGCCAGCCGTGGTTGA
- the prmA gene encoding 50S ribosomal protein L11 methyltransferase, with product MVDTPGRWVEVAVPANAESVESVSELLSSYGYNQGVVVEESYKQDDDGDNLEIDPTRPVLVRTWLAVDDELPARRRQLEHALWHLKQIGGVGDPTFAEREEEDWANAWKEHFQILRIGASFVVRPTWREYEERPGDRVIHLDPGMAFGTGLHPSTEMCMQFTEELDLNGRDVLDIGAGSGILAIGAIRSGARRATAVEIDPVASRALTQNVSLNEMDAQIEVITAAIEDAPLADRTYPVVFANLIARILADNADKIARHVAPGGAVIASGIIDEREQIVLDAFGPLGFTVAGRRQAGDWVTLLLRRS from the coding sequence GTGGTTGATACGCCGGGACGATGGGTCGAGGTTGCCGTGCCGGCCAACGCGGAGTCCGTAGAGTCGGTCAGCGAGCTGCTTTCGAGCTACGGATACAACCAGGGCGTCGTCGTTGAGGAGTCCTACAAGCAGGACGATGACGGCGACAATCTTGAGATAGACCCGACCAGGCCCGTGCTTGTCCGCACCTGGCTGGCAGTCGATGACGAGCTACCGGCTCGCCGCCGCCAACTCGAGCACGCACTCTGGCACCTCAAGCAGATCGGTGGTGTCGGAGATCCGACCTTCGCCGAGCGCGAAGAAGAGGATTGGGCGAACGCCTGGAAGGAGCACTTCCAGATCCTCCGGATCGGCGCGTCGTTCGTCGTTCGGCCCACCTGGCGAGAATACGAGGAGCGACCGGGGGATCGAGTCATCCATCTCGACCCCGGCATGGCATTCGGCACCGGCCTGCATCCCTCGACCGAGATGTGCATGCAGTTCACCGAAGAGCTGGATCTCAATGGACGCGATGTGCTCGACATCGGGGCCGGCTCGGGCATTCTCGCGATCGGCGCGATCCGATCCGGCGCTCGCCGTGCAACTGCCGTCGAGATCGATCCGGTCGCATCGCGAGCGCTGACGCAGAACGTGTCGTTGAACGAGATGGATGCCCAGATCGAGGTCATCACGGCAGCGATCGAAGATGCGCCGCTGGCCGATCGAACCTATCCGGTTGTGTTCGCCAATCTCATCGCGCGCATTCTCGCAGACAACGCCGACAAAATCGCTCGACACGTCGCCCCGGGGGGGGCGGTCATCGCGAGCGGCATCATCGACGAGCGAGAGCAGATCGTGTTAGACGCGTTTGGACCCCTCGGGTTCACGGTCGCCGGCCGGAGACAGGCAGGCGACTGGGTGACGCTACTTCTTCGCCGGAGCTGA
- a CDS encoding RsmE family RNA methyltransferase: MRAHRFFVQDPLATGQAVWLAPEQARQARNVLRLRAGDTVELLDGSGLIAVARLGHVERDSANAIVEELVASAALPINLTVGLALLRGDRFEVAIQKLVEIGASSIVPLAAQHCVVSYAVDREWDRRLTRLQRIAMEAAEQSERSTIPQIARPVSVEAFLAKHSGISLALVERSEAAEQLMTVSFDRDVAVLVGPEGGWSKRELQTIALGARTVSLGPLILRAETAAIVTAGALMQRAWARNTHQEEG, from the coding sequence GTGCGTGCCCATCGATTCTTCGTCCAGGATCCATTGGCAACTGGCCAGGCAGTCTGGCTCGCGCCGGAGCAGGCGCGCCAGGCAAGGAACGTCCTTCGTCTGCGGGCTGGGGATACCGTGGAGCTGCTGGATGGCTCGGGGCTCATCGCTGTCGCGAGACTGGGACACGTCGAACGCGACAGCGCCAACGCAATCGTGGAGGAGTTAGTCGCGTCGGCGGCGTTGCCGATCAACCTGACTGTTGGTCTCGCGCTTCTTCGCGGGGACCGATTCGAAGTAGCAATTCAGAAGCTCGTCGAGATCGGCGCGAGTAGTATTGTGCCGCTGGCGGCACAACATTGCGTGGTATCCTACGCTGTTGATCGCGAGTGGGATCGGCGTCTGACCCGGTTGCAGCGCATCGCGATGGAAGCGGCAGAGCAATCCGAGCGATCGACGATCCCGCAGATCGCTCGGCCGGTCAGTGTCGAGGCCTTTCTCGCCAAGCATAGCGGCATCTCGCTGGCGCTCGTTGAGCGAAGCGAAGCTGCGGAACAGTTGATGACTGTTTCGTTCGACCGAGATGTTGCCGTGCTCGTCGGTCCAGAAGGTGGCTGGAGCAAACGCGAGCTCCAGACGATCGCCCTGGGCGCTCGGACCGTCTCGCTTGGACCGCTGATCCTCCGCGCCGAGACCGCGGCAATTGTGACAGCCGGCGCCCTCATGCAGCGCGCCTGGGCACGTAATACGCATCAGGAAGAAGGCTAG
- a CDS encoding DUF512 domain-containing protein, with translation MVVRVQDISQPARRRRTALAPDRPGEVQHVAAGSLAEEIGIEPGDRILKVNGHPLRDILDFQYYAAEEEVILEIERDDQIHQCEVERDVEEVWGITFSDPTMDGIHVCENSCPFCFIKQIPKGMRRSLYVMDDDYRQSMLHGSFVTLTNLTEEDWQRIEEQRLGPMHVSVHATNPELRALLVGNPKGALIMEHLGRLERAGIDYHVQFVLCPGINDGDELERSLRDLSDCGSHLKSIAGVPVGLTKFGFERQKLRVRVSRPCNRTLPGAMLEMRRYSPLEAREVIAQAERWQKHFRKTRGETFFHLGDEFYLMSDSPVPSTRHYDGFPQVEDGIGITRLFLDDAKRIIRRGEKASVAGAAGIIACATLIGPAMEREVAAVNDATGARLDVAVVVNQFFGPEINVSGLLSGQDLIRTLRDRPGDSPVYISSTMLSRRTGTMIDDMTLEEVQTALGRRVVPTEHLSNVLADLRKGNRVAA, from the coding sequence GTGGTTGTACGTGTTCAGGACATTTCCCAGCCGGCCCGTCGTCGACGCACGGCGCTCGCGCCGGACCGACCTGGGGAGGTTCAGCATGTCGCGGCCGGGTCGCTAGCCGAGGAAATCGGGATCGAGCCGGGCGATCGTATCCTCAAGGTCAATGGGCACCCACTTCGCGATATTCTGGACTTCCAGTACTACGCCGCTGAAGAAGAAGTCATCCTCGAGATCGAACGCGATGACCAGATTCACCAGTGCGAGGTCGAGCGCGACGTCGAAGAGGTCTGGGGCATCACGTTCTCTGACCCCACGATGGATGGCATACATGTCTGCGAAAACTCCTGCCCGTTCTGCTTCATCAAGCAGATTCCGAAGGGGATGCGACGCAGCCTGTACGTCATGGACGATGACTATCGCCAGTCAATGCTCCACGGGAGCTTCGTGACGCTGACCAATCTGACCGAAGAGGACTGGCAGCGGATTGAAGAACAGCGGCTTGGGCCGATGCACGTGTCTGTCCATGCGACGAACCCCGAGCTTCGCGCCCTGCTGGTCGGCAACCCGAAGGGCGCGCTGATCATGGAGCATCTGGGGCGACTCGAACGAGCTGGCATCGACTATCACGTCCAGTTCGTCCTCTGCCCAGGCATCAACGACGGGGACGAGCTGGAGCGTTCGCTCCGCGATCTGTCGGACTGTGGGTCACACCTGAAGTCGATCGCGGGGGTGCCAGTCGGATTGACGAAGTTCGGCTTCGAGCGGCAGAAGCTCCGCGTTCGCGTGTCGCGACCATGCAACCGCACCCTTCCGGGCGCGATGCTGGAGATGCGCCGCTACAGCCCCCTCGAAGCCCGTGAGGTGATTGCCCAGGCAGAGCGATGGCAGAAGCATTTCCGCAAAACACGTGGCGAGACGTTCTTCCATCTCGGTGACGAGTTCTACCTGATGAGCGACAGCCCGGTCCCATCGACGCGCCACTACGATGGCTTCCCGCAGGTCGAGGATGGGATCGGCATCACCCGACTGTTTCTTGACGACGCGAAGCGCATCATCCGTCGCGGCGAGAAGGCGAGCGTTGCCGGCGCGGCGGGGATCATCGCCTGCGCCACGCTGATCGGTCCGGCGATGGAGCGAGAGGTTGCAGCCGTGAACGACGCGACCGGCGCCCGGCTGGACGTCGCCGTCGTCGTGAACCAGTTTTTCGGCCCGGAGATCAATGTCTCCGGCTTACTATCGGGCCAGGACCTCATCCGCACGCTCCGAGATCGACCCGGTGATTCCCCGGTCTACATCTCATCGACGATGCTGTCGCGCCGGACCGGAACGATGATCGACGACATGACACTCGAAGAAGTTCAAACGGCGCTCGGGCGTCGGGTCGTTCCGACAGAGCACTTGTCGAACGTCCTGGCCGATCTCCGCAAGGGCAATCGCGTCGCCGCCTGA
- a CDS encoding DUF167 domain-containing protein produces MVERLVLALSGDSTIIEIIVQPRAARTGVFGVHDGALRLRVNAPPVDGAANAAVTKLLCDLLDLSKDRVEIIGGHSNRRKRIRVSGMAPASVRAALATHVEPD; encoded by the coding sequence TTGGTCGAGCGCCTCGTGCTCGCGCTGTCCGGCGACAGCACCATTATCGAGATCATCGTCCAGCCACGGGCGGCGAGGACGGGCGTCTTCGGCGTTCACGACGGCGCTCTGCGCCTGCGTGTCAATGCGCCCCCCGTTGATGGCGCGGCCAACGCAGCAGTGACGAAATTGCTCTGCGATCTTCTGGATCTGTCAAAGGATCGAGTTGAGATCATCGGCGGACACAGCAATCGCCGCAAGCGAATCAGGGTCAGCGGAATGGCCCCGGCGTCCGTCCGCGCCGCACTCGCAACGCACGTCGAGCCGGACTGA